The region AGCAGTTCAGCTATGCGCAGGATTGCCATGAGCTTTCACTGGGCAACCTCATGCAGATTGAAAAAATCCGCTGGCTCTGCGAGGAAGGTGTGCAACGTTATGACATGGGGCCTCTTGATGGCCCCAAAATGCAATATAAGACGCACTGGACGGAAACGGCCTTTCCCATCAGGACATGGCTCATAGAAAAGGCCTGAACACCGCCAAAAGGGCAGGGGGCAACAGACCCCGCAGCCCGCATGCCATCACAGGTTAGCGTTCCAGAAAAGCATGGCCACCCGCGAGCTGCCAGTTTCGTGCACCATGCCGTTCTTGCTCATGGCGCACAGTTTGTCTGCCAGGGCGATCTCTTGCACCTCTGTGAGCTGGCCTCTACTGTTAAAATGCCGCGTGTACATCACAATGGCTTCTTCCAGCGGGCATTCAGAATCCCACGTGCGCTCAAGGTATTCCACTTCTGGATAATAACCCTGCAACCACAGGATATTGAAGGCGCAGTAAAGCCCCCGCCGGGTATAGTCGTCGTCATTCGTTGCACCAACAACTGGCGCAAGTTCCCTGCGCACAGAATTATCGCCAGTAACCTGCGTGATAAGGCAGCAGTAGCCCCGCGAGGCCTCTGTCATTTTTTCAAGAGTAACATGGTCATACACGGCAGGAGTGCGCGAGGCGAAAACAAGCTGAAACCGTTTTTGCCAGCCAAGCTGCTTCAGATCCGCAGTATCCCAGTCAAGCACGTGAAAACGGGCGTTTTCCATACCAGCTTGTTGCGCATTTTTATTTGCGTATTCGATCATACCGGGCGCGATATCAAAACCTTCAACCTTGCCAGCCAGTCCCGCAAAAATCAGGGCATGCCTGCCTGGCCCGCAGCCTATGTCCAGCACGGCATCAGCCTTGCCAACCTTGGCGCGCGCTGCAACCTTTGCAACAAGATCGCGACGGTACGCGCTGGAATCTTCCTCGGCCGAATGGGTATTGAACGACTGGGCGCGGCGGCTCCAGAACTCCGCCAGATCTGTGCGATCCGGCTGCCTGTCTGCCCAGAATGCTTCAAATTGTTTTATGTCCATGTTCAAAACCTTTGTTTGCGCGCAATGCTGCGCCGTAGTCCAGCAATGTTTTGCAAGGTTACAAGGAGACGGAGTGGGAATAAAGAAAAATCAGCCCGCTGTTTCTGCGGGCTGACAGGCATCCAGTGGATGTCCTTTGACGAGATAGATGGAGCAGGGGAAAACCCTCTGCCCGGACACGGATTTCAGCCGGGCAGGGGCAGTTTATGAAGGCTAAACAATGGGGACGGGCTGGCCTACCACTTTTTTGCGATCAAGCTCTTCATGCAGCTTTTCCACATCCAGGTTGCCAGTAACCCTTGAAACAAAGATGGTTGCAACACCATTGCCCACAAGGTTTGTGAGCGCGCGGGCTTCAGACATGAAGCGGTCAATGCCGAAGATAACGGCAATGCTCTCTGGCGGTATGCTGCCCACAGAACTCAGCGTTCCGGCCAGCACAATAAAGCCGCCGCCAGTAACTGCAGCCGCCCCCTTGGACGAAATAAGCAGAATACCCAGGAGCACAAGCTGATCGCCCAGCGGCATGGGCGTATTGGTGGCCTGGGCAAGGAATATGGCCGCCATTGTGAGATAAATGGCTGTTCCATCAAGGTTGAAGGAATAGCCAGCTGGGATCACAAGATCCACAACACTTTTGTTGCAGCCAACTTTTTCCATCTTGCGCAGCATGTTTGGCAGTACGGATTCAGAAGAAGAGGTGCCAAGCACGATAAACAGTTCTTCACGAATATAGCGCACAAACTTGAAGATGCTGAATCCGCAGCTGAAGGAGATGGTCCCCAGAATGAACACGACAAAAAGGATGCTTGTAACGTAGAAGCACACAATGAGCTCGCCAAGTACAAGGACAGAGCCAATACCCTCCTTGCCGATGGTAAAAGCCATTGCGCCGAACGCGCCAATGGGAGCCACATGCATGATAATGCCGATAACCTTGAACAGCACTTCGGAAAGGCTCTTGATGAGGTCAAAACACAGCTTGCCCTTTTCGCCGCTGTAATTCAGGGCAAAGGCAAACAGCATGGCCACCAGCAGCACCTGGAGGATCTCGCCGCTGGTAAAGGCAGAAACAAAGGTATTGGGAATGATGTTGAGGAAGAAGTTGACGATATTGTTGTCTTTGGCCTTGCCAGCATATTGGGCGGCAATGTTTTTGTCCGCAGCGTTGAAGGCGCTAACGTCAACATTCATGCCCACGCCGGGCTGGGCCAGGTTGACCACCACAAGGCCGATAGCAAGTGCCGTAAGCGTAATGACGGTAAAGTACACCAGCGCTATACCGCCAGTTTTGCCCACCGCCTTGATATCTTTCATGCCAGCTATGCCGGTAACAACGGTTGAAAAAATCAAGGGCGCGATGATCATTTTAATGAGGTTGATGAAGCCCTTGCCCAAGGGTTGCATCTTGACGGCCAGTTCAGGATAAAAGTGACCCAAAAGAATGCCAATGAATATGGCAATGAGAACCTGCACATACAAAATTTTCAAGTACTTCATGGCTGGAATCCTGGCTTATGGCCTGATGTAAGTCTTGTTTCTCAGCTCTAGATACACCAAAAAATTCTTTTTTAAAATTGCAATTTAAATTTTACGTCAAGGTGGTATGATTATTTTTGACAAAATAACGCTTACTTTTTTGTTATAAAAATCGTACATAGCAGTATTTTTCTCTAAAAAAAATATATAATGAAAACAAACAAAAATATTACTATGATTATATAATATAGTAATTGACTCCATAATATTGAATCCAAATTTTATTTTTAAAAAACTGTTTGTATGTTCCAACAATTTTTTTATGTACAACGTACAATAGTCATTGAATGATGTATCACTGCATTGATCATAATTGCAATCAAATTATTTTTTTAACTAGTTGCATGAAAAACAACTGTTTGATTGAACAGTATAATTATAATTAGTAACATAAATAAGTATCTATAGCGCCACCTCAATTATCATCTATTGTTTTACCCTTGTCTTACCTCTGTGCATACTCATGGCATGGTGGCAATGGCTGCACAAAAAATATCCACCTGTATAAATTTGATTCAGCACCTACCAAAAGGCCCGAAAAAATCAGGACTAAAAAGACAATTGTTTTCCTTGTGCGGATGGCGTAATATGGCGGACTTGAGCAATAAGCCCAGCTTGTAAGGAGCAGGAAAACTATGACCGAGGATAAGTTCGCAACCTCCATGTCGGAGGAAGGCGCTGAGGATTTTGCCGCCATGCTGGCGGCCCACGACACCGCTTCAAACCGCCTGCAGCCCGGCCAGAAAGTGACCGGAACTGTAATTGCCATCACTGGCGACAGCGTTTTTGTGGACGTGGGCATAAAGGTTGACGGCATCATTGACCGCAAAGACATTCTTGATGCCGAGGGCAATGAAAGCGTTAAGCCCGGCGACAGCCTCGAAGCGTGGGTTACTGGTGTTTCCTCGCAAGAGATTCGCCTTTCCCGCTCCATGAGCGGCAGCGGCGTTGCCGCGCTTGAAGAAGCCCGCGATGCGGCGGTGCCGGTTGACGGCCGCATAACCGCAGTGTGCAAGGGCGGCTATACGGTTGACGTGCTTGGCAAGCAGGCCTTCTGCCCTGGCAGCCAGCTTGGCGTTGCCACGTCTGAAGACGCCGCCGAAGTTGTGGGCCGCAGCATGCCGTTTCTGGTTATCCGCGTTGAAAACCGCGGCAGAAATGTTGTGGTTTCGCACCGCGCCATTGTTGAGCGCGAACGCGCCGAACAGCTTGATGCCCTGCTTGAAAGCCTCAAGCCCGGCGACATGGTTGAAGGCAAGGTCACGCGTTTCGCCGCTTTTGGCGCATTCATGGAACTTGCTCCTTCTGTTGAAGGCATGATCCATCTTTCCGAACTTTCCTGGTCGCGCGTGGGCGCTCCTGACGAAGCCGTGTCGCTTGGCGACACCGTGCGCGCCAAGGTTATCTCCATCAGCAAGGACAGCAAGGGCCACGTGCGCATTTCGCTTTCGCGCAAGCAGGCCGAGGGCGATCCCTGGCAGGATGTGACCACCAGACTTGAGTCTGGTACGGTTGTTTCCGGCAAGGTTGTGCGCCTCGCGCCCTTTGGCGCTTTTGTGGAGCTTCTGCCCGGTATTGAAGGCCTTGTGCATATTTCTGAACTGTCGTGGACAAAGCGCGTGGCCAAGGCCGAAGACGTGCTTGCGGCGGGCGAAGTCGTTTCGGTTAAAATCAAGGAAATCAACCTTGAAAATCACCGTATTTCCCTGAGTCTGCGCGATGCGGAAGGCGACCCGTGGAAGGAAGCCGCCCAGCAGTTTGCCGTTGGTTCAACGGTAAGCGGCACGGTTGAAAGCCGCACTCCCTACGGTCTCTTTATTACGCTGGCCCCTGGCATCACCGGTTTGCTGCCCGCTGGCGTCATCAAGAATTCCAAGCAGGGCAACCAGTACAGCAAATTGGACAAGGGCGACACCGTCACCCTTACTGTACAAAATTTGGACACCAGCGCCAGACGCATCAGCCTTGCCCCTGAAGGTGAACAAGCTGCCCAACCCGCCGAAGACAAGGCATGGAAGCAGCATACATCCGCCGGAAGCTCCAACAGCGGGTCTGGAATGAACATCATGGCACAGGCTTTGCAGAAGGCTCTGAAAAATAAGTAACCAGGAGCTTTTCCATGATGATAAAAAAATGTCTTGCAGCCATGCTTGCCGTGACCTTTCTTGCGGCATCGCAGCTTGCCCAGGCAGCCAATCTGCCCGACTTCAGCGAACTGGCGGCCAAAAGCGGCCCGGCAGTCGTAAACATCGGTACGGAACGGAAGGCCAGCGGTAACAGCCAGGACGATCTCATGGGGGAAATGTTCCGCAATATGCCGCCAGGATTTGACAAATTCTTTGACCAGTTCGGCGGCAAGCGCGGTGGCAAGCGCCCCCAGATGAAACAGAAGTCACTGGGATCCGGCTTTATTGTCTCCGCTGACGGCTATATTGTTACCAACAATCATGTGGTTGCCGATGCGGATGTTATCCGTGTGACCCTTGATCAGAGCAATGGCAAAAGCGAAGCCATCACGGCCAAGCTGGTTGGCGCAGATGAAGAAACCGACCTCGCCCTGCTGAAAATTGAAACCAAAAAGACCTTGCCCTACCTTGCGTTCGGCAATTCGGATGAACTGCGGATAGGCGAGTGGCTGCTGGCCATCGGCAACCCCTTTGGGCTCGACCACTCGGTGACGGCGGGTATTCTTTCGGCCAAGAACCGCAACATACACGCTGGCCCCTTTGACAACTTTCTGCAGACGGATGCCTCCATCAACCCCGGCAACAGCGGCGGCCCGCTGCTGAACATGGCCGGGCAGGTGATTGGCATCAACACGGCCATTATTGCGAGCGGGCAGGGCATTGGCTTTGCCATTCCGAGCAACATGGCCGCCAAGATCAT is a window of Desulfovibrio desulfuricans DNA encoding:
- a CDS encoding class I SAM-dependent methyltransferase; the protein is MDIKQFEAFWADRQPDRTDLAEFWSRRAQSFNTHSAEEDSSAYRRDLVAKVAARAKVGKADAVLDIGCGPGRHALIFAGLAGKVEGFDIAPGMIEYANKNAQQAGMENARFHVLDWDTADLKQLGWQKRFQLVFASRTPAVYDHVTLEKMTEASRGYCCLITQVTGDNSVRRELAPVVGATNDDDYTRRGLYCAFNILWLQGYYPEVEYLERTWDSECPLEEAIVMYTRHFNSRGQLTEVQEIALADKLCAMSKNGMVHETGSSRVAMLFWNANL
- a CDS encoding dicarboxylate/amino acid:cation symporter encodes the protein MKYLKILYVQVLIAIFIGILLGHFYPELAVKMQPLGKGFINLIKMIIAPLIFSTVVTGIAGMKDIKAVGKTGGIALVYFTVITLTALAIGLVVVNLAQPGVGMNVDVSAFNAADKNIAAQYAGKAKDNNIVNFFLNIIPNTFVSAFTSGEILQVLLVAMLFAFALNYSGEKGKLCFDLIKSLSEVLFKVIGIIMHVAPIGAFGAMAFTIGKEGIGSVLVLGELIVCFYVTSILFVVFILGTISFSCGFSIFKFVRYIREELFIVLGTSSSESVLPNMLRKMEKVGCNKSVVDLVIPAGYSFNLDGTAIYLTMAAIFLAQATNTPMPLGDQLVLLGILLISSKGAAAVTGGGFIVLAGTLSSVGSIPPESIAVIFGIDRFMSEARALTNLVGNGVATIFVSRVTGNLDVEKLHEELDRKKVVGQPVPIV
- a CDS encoding 30S ribosomal protein S1, yielding MTEDKFATSMSEEGAEDFAAMLAAHDTASNRLQPGQKVTGTVIAITGDSVFVDVGIKVDGIIDRKDILDAEGNESVKPGDSLEAWVTGVSSQEIRLSRSMSGSGVAALEEARDAAVPVDGRITAVCKGGYTVDVLGKQAFCPGSQLGVATSEDAAEVVGRSMPFLVIRVENRGRNVVVSHRAIVERERAEQLDALLESLKPGDMVEGKVTRFAAFGAFMELAPSVEGMIHLSELSWSRVGAPDEAVSLGDTVRAKVISISKDSKGHVRISLSRKQAEGDPWQDVTTRLESGTVVSGKVVRLAPFGAFVELLPGIEGLVHISELSWTKRVAKAEDVLAAGEVVSVKIKEINLENHRISLSLRDAEGDPWKEAAQQFAVGSTVSGTVESRTPYGLFITLAPGITGLLPAGVIKNSKQGNQYSKLDKGDTVTLTVQNLDTSARRISLAPEGEQAAQPAEDKAWKQHTSAGSSNSGSGMNIMAQALQKALKNK
- a CDS encoding DegQ family serine endoprotease; translated protein: MMIKKCLAAMLAVTFLAASQLAQAANLPDFSELAAKSGPAVVNIGTERKASGNSQDDLMGEMFRNMPPGFDKFFDQFGGKRGGKRPQMKQKSLGSGFIVSADGYIVTNNHVVADADVIRVTLDQSNGKSEAITAKLVGADEETDLALLKIETKKTLPYLAFGNSDELRIGEWLLAIGNPFGLDHSVTAGILSAKNRNIHAGPFDNFLQTDASINPGNSGGPLLNMAGQVIGINTAIIASGQGIGFAIPSNMAAKIIDQIKSGKKISRGWIGVGIQDVEENTAKALGLKDAKGALVGSVMEGEPAAKAGMKDGDIIVSVDGKAIDDAAALLRVIADKTPGSKAAITVWRDGKTTELSVTLGERKTSQTGDQNGKDQKQKDEGLLGISVRPLTDEERRDLKIEKNEGLVIIDVNPEKPAAEADLRPGDVILKANLKPVRSAADLSKIVNDEGVARGAVMLQISRRGDVYFRTVSLSK